AGCTACGAGCGCAACGGCGACCTCGTGCGCTTTGCCTCCTACGCCCCGTTGCTCGCCCGCCGCGGCCACACCCAGTGGCACCCCGACATGATCTACTTCGATGCCACTCAGGTGTATCCGAGTGCCAACTACTACACCCAGCAGCTCTTCGGCCATCACGGCGGCGACACCTACCACACCACCACGCTCGAAGGCCTGGCCACCGACACCCGCCTCGTCGCGGGCACGGTGTCCGACTCCACCACCGGTGACATCATCCTCAAGATCGTGAACGGAGAGGCCGAGCCCCAGACCGTCGACCTTCAGCTCGCCGGCCTCGGCGGCCCGACCACCGCCACCCGCATCCTCCTCACCGGCCCCGCCGCCGATGCCGTCAACGAGGACGGCGAGCCGCCCGTCATCGCCCCCGCCACCGACACGCTCACCCTGTCCCCCACCACCACCTACACCGCCCCCGCCCACTCCCTCACGGTCCTCCGCTTCTCCCGCTGAGCCAGTAATCAAATTGTTGTAGCAACGGCCGTCTCGGCCGTTCCCCCTGCCCCTCGGAACAATCCCCCCCCCCAAGGCGAATCGTTAGTGAAGCCATCCATGTCTACTTGTGCGCCTCTGGCGTATCCGTGGTTAAAAATAACCCTGCCCCTCCGTCTCTGCCCCTCCTTCTCCCCATGCGCCCCTCCCGCCTGCCCCTCGCCACCCTCGCTCTCACCGCTGCTGCGCTGCTCCCCCTCGCCACTACCACCGCCAGCGCCCAAACTTGGACCGCCGATAACGGCGACGGCACCTACACCAACCCACTCTTCTACGACGAGTTCTCCGACCCCGATATCATTCGCGTCGGCGAGGACTACTACCTCACCGGCACGACCATGCACTCCATGCCGGGCCTGCCCGTCCTGCACTCCCGGGATCTCGTCAACTGGTCGCTCGCTTCCTACGCCGTCGAGACGCTCGACCTCGGCCCTGAATACCGCCTGGAGGATGGCGGCTCGATCTACGGCCAAGGCATCTGGGCCCCCTCCTTCCGCTACCACGACGGCGTTTTCCACATCTTCGCCAACGTCAACCGCCAGCGCACCCAACACTTCTACACCACCGATCCGCACGGCACCTGGACCCACGAGCAGATGGACATCTCGCTCCACGATCTCTCCGTGCTGTTTGAGGACGACGGCACCGCTTGGGTGATCTGGGGTTACCGCGGCATCCACCTCGCCCAACTCACGCCCGACCTCAAAAACATCGTGCCGGGCACCGAGCAGCTCATCATCGGACCCGATTCCGGCATCGGCGAGGGCGTGCACTTCTACAAGTGGGACGGCCGCTACTACATCACCTCGTCCAACTACGACCCCGTCGGCTACATGGCCTGCGCCCGCGCCGACCGCATCGACGGTCCCTACGAGGTCATCACCATCAGTGCCCAGGAAACCCTCGGCACCGGCGACGGCTACCGCCTCCAAGGCATCGGTCGCGGCCCCTTCGGCGAGTTCACCATTCACCCGCGCAACCCGTCTTCGATGGGTGCCATTCCCATGCACCAAGGCGGCATCGTCGACACCCCCTCCGGCGAGTGGTGGGCCGTCTCCATGACCGACCACAACTCCGTCGGCCGCGTCTCCGCCCTCTCCCCCATCACTTGGCAGGACGGCTGGCCCTTCTTCGGCCTCCCCGGCAACCTGCTGCGCTCGCCGCGCACCTGGATCAAACCCAACACCGGCCACACCGTCGACACGCCCCACGCCCCCTACGCGCGCAACGACGACTTCTCCGGCCCCGAGCTCGGCAAGGTCTGGCAATGGAGCCACGTGCCGGTCGCCGACGCCTGGTCGCTCTCCGCCCGCCCCGGCCACCTGCGTCTCACCGCCCTGCCCGCCAAGGAGTTTTGGTTCGCCCGCAATACCCTCACCCAACGCGCCATGGGCCCCGAGTCCATCGCCACCACCGTCATCGATCCGGCCGGCATGCAACCCGGCGACACCGGTGGCCTCGCCGTCGTCAACTACCCCTACGCCTGGATCGGCATCACCAAAGCCGCCGACGGTTCGATCAACCTCCGCCGCTACGATCAAAACGGCGGCGATCGTTACAGCCGCCCCATCGTCGCCGATCGCATCTGGCTGCGCACGCACTGCAATTTCGACACCGAACAGGCCACCCTCAGCTACTCCACCGACGGCGAAAACTTCACCACCCTCGGCGATCCCTTCACCCTGGTCTTCCAGCTCCGCACCTTCCAGGGCGTGCGGTATGGACTTTTTCACTACAACGCCTTCGGCGAAACCGGCGGACACCTCGACTTTGATGCCTTCACCGTGGACGAGCCTCGCGCCGTCCGCTCCATTCCCTTCGATCGGCAGATCCGCCTGACCTCCCGCGCCCACGGCAGCGTGCTCGCCAATTGGCGCGGCCGCCTGCGCCTCTTCGCCGCCGACTCCGAAACCGCCCAATCCGACGCCGCGTGGTTCCACGTCATCGATCGCGGACAGGGCCGTGTCGCCCTCGCCGCCGCCGATGGTTCCGGCTTCGTCACCGTCACCGGCCTCGGCGCCATCGCCGACGTCAAACTCACCGCCGAGATCGATCCCGTCGCCTCCGTCTTCCAGTGGCAGCACATGCTGCAGGGCGACACCATGCTGCTCTCGCTGCTCACCGAACGTTTCCTCACCGCATCGCCTGCCGTCAACGGCCTCGCCTCAGCCGACGCTCCCGGCGCCGCGCCCGACCGCAAGGGCGGTGCCACCTTCACCTTCGAGACGCGCCCGCTCCCGACCGTCGCCACGCCACTGCGCTACTTCGAGCTCGACGACGTCACGCTGCTCGACGGCCCCTTCAAACACGCCCAGGACCTCAACGTTTCCTACCTGCTCGCCCTCGATCCCGATCGCCTGCTCGCCGGTTTCCGCCTCGAAGCTGGCCTCGAACCGCGCGCCGAGAAATACGGCAACTGGGAAAACATCGGCCTCGATGGCCACACCCTCGGCCATTACCTCACGGCCCTCGCCCAAAGTTGGGCCGCCACCGGTGACGCCGAAATGAAGCGCCGCCTCGACTACTGCGTCGCCGAGCTCGCCCTCTGCCAGGAAGCCAACGGAAACGGCTACGTTGGCGGCGTGCCCGAGTCCGACAAAGTCTGGGCCCGCGTCGCCTCCGGCGGCTTCGACGCCCAGGGCTTCTCCCTCGGGGGCGCCTGGGTGCCTTGGTATAACATGCACAAGACCTTCGCCGGTCTGCGTGACGCCTGGCTCATCGCCGACAACGCCCAGGCCCGCGACGTCCTTGTCAAACTCACCGATTGGTGCGCCGACCTCCTCGGCCAGCTCTCCGATGCCGACGTGGAGATCATGCTGCGCGCCGAACACGGCGGCATGACCGAAATTATCGCCGACGTCTATGCCATCACCGGCGACGCCAAATACCTCCGCCTCGCCCAGCGTTTCACCCACCGCGCCATCCTCGACGACCTCCTCCAGCGCCGCGACAACCTCACCGGCAAACACGCCAACACCCAGATCCCCAAGATCATCGGCTTCGCCCGCATCGCCGAGCTCGGTGGCGACCCGGCCTGGGACGGCGCTGCCCGCTACTTCTGGGAAACCGTCGCTGCCCACCGCAGCGTCGCCTTCGGCGGCAACAGCGTGCGCGAACACTTCAACGCCACCGACGACTTCCTCGACATGTTGCGCTCCCGCGAGGGCCCCGAGTCCTGCAACACCTACAACATGCTCCGCCTCTCCGAGGCCCTCTTCCGCCGCGACGGCGACGCCCGCTACGCCGACTACTACGAACGCGCGCTCTACAACCACATCCTCTCCACCCAACACCCCGAACACGGCGGCTTCGTCTACTTCACGCCCATCCGTCCGCGCCACTACCGGGTCTACTCGCAACCCGAACAGTGCTTCTGGTGCTGCGTTGGCTCCGGCATCGAAAACCACGGCAAATACGGCCAGTTCATCTACGCCACCAACGACGCGCACGACCTCTGGGTAAACCTCTTCATCGCCTCGCGCCTCGATGCCGGAAACGGCCTCACCGTCACCCAGGAAACCGCGTTCCCCGACGAGGCCTCCACCCGCCTCACCCTCAACCTCGCGGCCAACACCAAGCGCGACTTCGCTCTGCACCTGCGCCACCCGTCTTGGACGCCCGCCGGCGCCTTCGCGGTCCGCGTCAACGGCGAGCCCGTGCGCATCACCTCCACGCCCGGCAGCTACCTCGCCCTCGAACGCACGTGGCAGGACGGCGACGTGATCGAGATCGACGTGCCCATGAGCACGCACCTCGAACGCCTGCCCGACGGCTCCGACTACGCTGCCATCATGCACGGCCCCATCCTGCTCGCCGCCAAAACCAGCACCGATCAACTCGACGGCCTCATCGCCGACGGCTCCCGCATGGGCCACGCCGCCCCCGGCGCCTTCAAGCCGCTCGACGCCGCCCCCATGTTGGTGGGCAACCCGATGGCCATGGTCGCCGCCATCCAACCCGTGCCGGGTGAGCCGCTACACTTTACCGCCGCCGACGCCATCCGTCCTGACAATTTTGATACGCTCGAACTCGAGCCTTTCTTCCGCGTGCACGACGCGCGTTACATGATGT
This portion of the Actomonas aquatica genome encodes:
- a CDS encoding beta-L-arabinofuranosidase domain-containing protein encodes the protein MRPSRLPLATLALTAAALLPLATTTASAQTWTADNGDGTYTNPLFYDEFSDPDIIRVGEDYYLTGTTMHSMPGLPVLHSRDLVNWSLASYAVETLDLGPEYRLEDGGSIYGQGIWAPSFRYHDGVFHIFANVNRQRTQHFYTTDPHGTWTHEQMDISLHDLSVLFEDDGTAWVIWGYRGIHLAQLTPDLKNIVPGTEQLIIGPDSGIGEGVHFYKWDGRYYITSSNYDPVGYMACARADRIDGPYEVITISAQETLGTGDGYRLQGIGRGPFGEFTIHPRNPSSMGAIPMHQGGIVDTPSGEWWAVSMTDHNSVGRVSALSPITWQDGWPFFGLPGNLLRSPRTWIKPNTGHTVDTPHAPYARNDDFSGPELGKVWQWSHVPVADAWSLSARPGHLRLTALPAKEFWFARNTLTQRAMGPESIATTVIDPAGMQPGDTGGLAVVNYPYAWIGITKAADGSINLRRYDQNGGDRYSRPIVADRIWLRTHCNFDTEQATLSYSTDGENFTTLGDPFTLVFQLRTFQGVRYGLFHYNAFGETGGHLDFDAFTVDEPRAVRSIPFDRQIRLTSRAHGSVLANWRGRLRLFAADSETAQSDAAWFHVIDRGQGRVALAAADGSGFVTVTGLGAIADVKLTAEIDPVASVFQWQHMLQGDTMLLSLLTERFLTASPAVNGLASADAPGAAPDRKGGATFTFETRPLPTVATPLRYFELDDVTLLDGPFKHAQDLNVSYLLALDPDRLLAGFRLEAGLEPRAEKYGNWENIGLDGHTLGHYLTALAQSWAATGDAEMKRRLDYCVAELALCQEANGNGYVGGVPESDKVWARVASGGFDAQGFSLGGAWVPWYNMHKTFAGLRDAWLIADNAQARDVLVKLTDWCADLLGQLSDADVEIMLRAEHGGMTEIIADVYAITGDAKYLRLAQRFTHRAILDDLLQRRDNLTGKHANTQIPKIIGFARIAELGGDPAWDGAARYFWETVAAHRSVAFGGNSVREHFNATDDFLDMLRSREGPESCNTYNMLRLSEALFRRDGDARYADYYERALYNHILSTQHPEHGGFVYFTPIRPRHYRVYSQPEQCFWCCVGSGIENHGKYGQFIYATNDAHDLWVNLFIASRLDAGNGLTVTQETAFPDEASTRLTLNLAANTKRDFALHLRHPSWTPAGAFAVRVNGEPVRITSTPGSYLALERTWQDGDVIEIDVPMSTHLERLPDGSDYAAIMHGPILLAAKTSTDQLDGLIADGSRMGHAAPGAFKPLDAAPMLVGNPMAMVAAIQPVPGEPLHFTAADAIRPDNFDTLELEPFFRVHDARYMMYWRIASAADYDQVVADLHASEAARLALDARTVDLVMPGEQQPEVEHNFAGGDTWQGHTFGRSFRAANDWFSYELNPHGATELELQLTHWGNSWRPEHLAVELNGTPLGTVTLPGNEGEAFITKTLQIPASLLTADTLTVTFRPGHDSTRVPALYEVRLTKPQP